In Humulus lupulus chromosome 6, drHumLupu1.1, whole genome shotgun sequence, a single genomic region encodes these proteins:
- the LOC133784662 gene encoding BURP domain protein USPL1-like, whose product MEFTLQMCESNPIKGETKMCATSFDSMLEFVRGMFGLDGLGHGFTHLTTTFYNDSNTMYQNYTVLEDLREIPTPKMVACHLMEFPYAVYGCHSMAKDRKLFKVSLSGHMGDRVETIVVCHMDTSLWDSDHPSFKALGFGPGMGPVCHFFPDHTNFVWLPSSVQV is encoded by the coding sequence ATGGAGTTCACTCTCCAAATGTGTGAGTCTAACCCCATAAAAGGGGAGACAAAGATGTGTGCCACTTCTTTTGACTCCATGCTTGAGTTCGTACGTGGCATGTTCGGATTGGACGGCTTGGGCCACGGGTTCACACATCTCACAACCACCTTCTACAACGATTCCAATACCATGTACCAAAACTACACCGTTTTGGAGGACCTGAGAGAGATACCAACACCCAAGATGGTGGCATGCCATCTTATGGAATTTCCTTACGCTGTGTATGGCTGCCATAGCATGGCCAAGGACAGGAAGCTCTTCAAGGTGTCGTTGAGTGGCCACATGGGAGACAGAGTTGAAACCATTGTCGTTTGTCACATGGATACCTCGCTGTGGGATTCAGATCATCCTTCCTTCAAGGCCCTAGGGTTTGGGCCAGGCATGGGACCTGTCTGTCATTTCTTCCCTGATCACACTAATTTCGTATGGCTTCCTTCCTCTGTTCAAGTCTAA
- the LOC133784664 gene encoding uncharacterized protein LOC133784664 — translation MSINKTWINNSNKFPDEYVAGAFAFVERAQQFVDTRGLVKCPCNKCLNIELQTIGVLESHLFENGFLRSYTNWYWHGEEEIIPTNRVVHQCHEDEMMDVLNDIAQPNNCEDDENEVDDEIPPASECRGTSQYYNDLFAEMESPLFPGCEKYTSLNFVAKLMHFKVLGKIPNKIFDGILELLEDAFPSPNKIPKSHYAAKRLMRKLGLGYESIHVCKHDCALFWKENAGKHKCPICGEDRWVDKNTKGKKVPQKVMRYFPLTPRLMRKYASRHISQHMRWHHEGRVKEDGIMRHPADGKAWKDFDRSNPAFAMEPRNVRLGLAADGFNPFGNMSLSYSMWPVVLTTYNLPPWLCMKETNFMLTLLIPGPHSPGKDFDVFLRPLVDELKELWVNGVQTRDVVDGSFFKLRAVLLWTINDFPARSSLSGWSGQCYTACPTCNVSTPSVRLQNKVAFYGHRHFLPMGHQIRKKKKLYGSIEKRPPPEEFSTEAIFTQMNFMPESLPGKHVSYGGQKRKRIKEQVGWRKKSIFFELPYWANMKLRHNLDVMHIEKNVCDSLVGTIVGLENKTKDTVSARVDLEKMKIRPELHLRMVNGRMEKPAAKYTFIPENRHKFCRFLKSVKFPDGFASNLRKNVIENDNKITGLKSHDCHVILQRLLPIGVHSFLEKPIAKTIIDLCTFFKIICARTLIVSDLEKVKTSIVEILCGLEIIFPPAFFDVMVHLMIHLPQEAIDGGPGWKQGLIVQIEMLMQFHH, via the exons ATGTCGATCAACAAGACTTGgattaataattcaaataaatttcCTGATGAGTATGTTGCTGGAGCGTTTGCATTTGTTGAGAGAGCTCAACAATTTGTGGATACAAGGGGACTAGTGAAGTGTCCTTGTAACAAGTGTCTTAATATCGAATTGCAAACGATTGGTGTGCTAGAAAGTCATCTTTTTGAGAATGGTTTTCTACGAAGTTATACAAATtggtattggcatggagaggaGGAAATAATACCGACCAATAGAGTAGTCCACCAATGTCACGAGGACGAGATGATGGATGTTCTTAATGATATAGCACAACCTAACAATTGTGAAGATGATGAGAATGAGGTTGATGATGAGATACCACCAGCATCAGAATGCAGAGGTACTAGCCAATACTATAATGACTTATTTGCCGAGATGGAGTCTCCGTTATTCCCAGGGTGTGAAAAATACACATCTTTGAATTTCGTAGCTAAGttgatgcatttcaaagtgttggggaAAATTCCTAACAAAATTTTTGATGGAATCTTGGAGTTGTTAGAAGATGCATTCCCATCTCCAAATAAGATACCAAAGTCACATTATGCGGCGAAGAGGTTGATGAGGAAATTGGGTTTGGGTTACGAGTCAATCCATGTTTGTAAGCATGATTGTGCATTGTTTTGGAAGGAAAATGCTGGAAAACACAAGTGTCCAATTTGTGGGGAGGATCGTTGGGTGGATAAAAATACCAAGGGGAAGAAAGTGCCCCAAAAAGTTATGCGTTATTTTCCATTGACCCCTCGGTTGATGCGAAAATATGCATCAAGGCAcatttctcaacatatgagatggcatcatgAAGGGCGTGTTAAAGAAGATGGTATCATGCGTCATCCTGCAGATGGGAAAGCATGGAAGGATTTTGATCGTAGCAATCCAGCGTTTGCAATGGAACCTAGGAATGTGCGCCTTGGATTGGCTGCTGATGGATTCAATCCTTTTGGAAATATGAGTTTGTCTTATAGCATGTGGCCGGTTGTGTTAACGACTTACAACTTGCCACCGTGGTTATGCATGAAAGAGACTAACTTTATGTTGACTTTATTAATTCCTGGTCCACATTCACCtggaaaagattttgatgttttcttaaggcCATTGGTTGATGAGTTGAAGGAATTATGGGTGAACGGTGTTCAGACTCGGGATGTTGTTGATGGTAGTTTTTTTAAGCTTCGAGCAGTTTTATTGTGGACTATAAATGATTTTCCAGCGAGGAGTAGTctttctggatggagtggtcaatGTTACACTGCTTGTCCTACTTGCAATGTATCAACACCATCAGTTCGTTTGCAAAATAAGGTTGCATTTTACGGTCACAGACATTTTTTACCAATGGGACACCAAATTAGAAAAAAGAAGAAGTTATATGGTTCAATTGAGAAAAGACCACCTCCAGAGGAATTTAGCACTGAAGCTATTTTCACACAAATGAATTTTATGCCTGAAtctcttcctggtaagcatgtTAGCTACGGTGGACAAAAAAGGAAACGCATAAAAGAGCAAGTTGGTTGGCGTAAAAAAAGCATTTTctttgagctcccatattgggccaaTATGAAGTTGCGACATAACCTAGATGTCATGCATATTGAGAAAAATGTATGCGACAGCTTAGTTGGCACAATAGTCGGGTTGGAAAATAAGACCAAAGATACAGTTAGCGCTAGAGTAGatttggagaagatgaagataaGGCCAGAATTGCATCTGAGAATGGTAAATGGTCGAATGGAAAAGCCAGCAGCGAAATACACATTTATTCCTGAAAATCGGCATAAGTTTTGTCGATTTTTGAAATCAGTCAAATTCCCAGATGGGTTTGCATCTAATCTAAGGAAGAATGTGATTGAAAATGACAATAAGATTACtgggttgaaatcccacgatTGTCATGTCATATTGCAACGTCTTTTGCCAATTGGTGTTCATTCATTCCTAGAAAAACCAATTGCCAAGACCATTATTGACTTGTGCACTTTCTTCAAGATTATTTGTGCTAGAACTCTGATTGTTTCTGATTTGGAGAAAGTGAAAACATCAATTGTTGAAATTCTTTGCGGACTAGAAATCATTTTTCCGCCAGCGTTTTTTGATGTTATGGTTCACCTAATGATACATTTGCCTCAAGAAGCAATAGATGGAGGTCCA GGGTGGAAACAAGGTTTAATCGTCCAGATAGAAATGTTGATGCAATTCCATCACTAA